In one Pyxidicoccus xibeiensis genomic region, the following are encoded:
- a CDS encoding PhoX family protein: MSSRLLGLATSAMLLGSTVAVVGCEGEQGASGTQGPAGQDGTPGQDGQDGQPGTQGPPGPAGPGTQGQPGPGAITRAPGVEAGTPLSSVIAITFRGDLGTGASNLAEYVKLRVDQVVTNQLPTPMVFPLPSSSTDTVRTVPGLFSSTVIKWMDPVTFSKTGARFGANVDYIAFFGDGWSANGNAPQFTGKGSAGWMWINHEYISGTKPRTGTAPIGQHLDFAKFLRNTGVLSNTVTDGTTWQADALITYNKEWKKQVGGSWIRVVQDPATGEWAVDRSAANLRYDATSSTLAKVVGLSLSGTERDDAGNPLAAGVVPGTHSNCSGGQTPWGTIFTGEENTQGAYGDPELALWDGNTWKVNAPGFAAGAPLDPNFSAPTSGDFISSDANSSHLKDGYGYLTEIDPGQPADLWYDKDATKQGAGHRKLGGMGRAHWENATFVVDANWKLLAGQPIVMYGGDDRRGGRIFKFVTSGNYTEGMTKKQIRDLLETGKLYAAHFAGLNNSTGDTLVGGAIPTEQAPGQGRWVELSVDSADVAPNAEAYGQPTLTVGAALRDANYNAIGGFVNDDQIRKLLWTAANKVGVMELNRPEDLEWNPKDPSGTPLLYVAFTEHGDVTALDQQGRIAVAQRNGEGVWVIKDRAAADARPTDRVGSIFALRESNTAAPAGSKTFAYFRVWKGETASLSATPEYSAAKPDNLAIDRDGGVWFGTDGNFNANKVSDSVYYLNQSPAHRGNEYFRRAFRVLSVPSDAEATGPAFSPDMKTLFVSVQHPGEDNYSVWP; the protein is encoded by the coding sequence ATGTCTTCTCGTCTCTTGGGGCTCGCCACCAGCGCGATGCTCCTGGGCAGCACCGTGGCCGTCGTCGGCTGCGAGGGTGAGCAGGGTGCCTCGGGCACGCAGGGCCCGGCCGGTCAGGATGGCACCCCGGGCCAGGACGGTCAGGATGGGCAGCCCGGCACGCAGGGGCCTCCGGGCCCCGCGGGTCCCGGCACGCAGGGGCAGCCGGGTCCGGGCGCCATCACCCGCGCTCCCGGGGTGGAGGCGGGCACGCCGCTGTCCTCGGTCATTGCCATCACCTTCCGCGGCGACCTGGGCACGGGCGCCTCCAACCTGGCCGAGTACGTGAAGTTGCGCGTGGACCAGGTGGTCACCAACCAGCTGCCCACGCCCATGGTGTTCCCGCTGCCGTCGTCCTCCACGGACACGGTGCGTACGGTGCCCGGCCTGTTCTCCAGCACGGTCATCAAGTGGATGGACCCCGTCACCTTCAGCAAGACGGGGGCGCGCTTCGGCGCCAACGTGGACTACATCGCCTTCTTCGGAGACGGCTGGTCGGCCAACGGCAACGCGCCCCAGTTCACCGGCAAGGGCTCGGCGGGGTGGATGTGGATCAACCACGAGTACATCTCCGGCACGAAGCCGCGCACGGGCACGGCCCCCATCGGCCAGCACCTGGACTTCGCGAAGTTCCTCCGCAACACGGGCGTGCTGTCCAACACCGTGACGGACGGCACCACGTGGCAGGCCGACGCGCTCATCACCTACAACAAGGAGTGGAAGAAGCAGGTGGGCGGCTCGTGGATTCGCGTGGTGCAGGACCCGGCCACCGGCGAGTGGGCCGTGGACCGGAGCGCGGCCAACCTGCGCTACGACGCCACCAGCTCCACGCTGGCGAAGGTGGTGGGCCTGTCCCTGTCCGGCACCGAGCGCGATGACGCCGGCAACCCGCTGGCGGCGGGGGTGGTGCCCGGCACCCACTCCAACTGCTCCGGCGGTCAGACGCCGTGGGGCACCATCTTCACGGGCGAGGAGAACACCCAGGGCGCCTATGGCGACCCGGAGCTCGCGCTCTGGGATGGCAACACCTGGAAGGTGAATGCCCCGGGCTTCGCGGCGGGCGCGCCGCTGGACCCGAACTTCTCCGCTCCCACGTCCGGCGACTTCATCAGCTCCGACGCCAACTCCAGCCACCTCAAGGACGGGTACGGCTACCTGACGGAGATCGACCCGGGCCAGCCGGCGGACCTCTGGTACGACAAGGACGCGACGAAGCAGGGCGCGGGCCACCGCAAGCTGGGCGGCATGGGCCGGGCGCACTGGGAGAACGCCACCTTCGTGGTGGATGCGAACTGGAAGCTGCTGGCGGGCCAGCCCATCGTCATGTACGGCGGCGACGACCGGCGCGGTGGCCGCATCTTCAAGTTCGTCACCAGCGGCAACTACACCGAGGGCATGACGAAGAAGCAGATCCGCGACCTGCTGGAGACGGGCAAGCTCTACGCCGCGCACTTCGCGGGCCTGAACAACAGCACGGGTGACACGCTGGTGGGCGGTGCCATCCCCACCGAGCAGGCTCCCGGCCAGGGCCGCTGGGTGGAGCTGAGCGTGGACAGCGCGGACGTGGCGCCCAACGCGGAGGCCTATGGCCAGCCCACGCTGACGGTGGGCGCCGCGCTGCGGGATGCCAACTACAACGCCATCGGCGGCTTCGTGAACGACGACCAGATTCGCAAGCTGCTCTGGACCGCCGCCAACAAGGTGGGGGTGATGGAGCTCAACCGTCCCGAGGACCTGGAGTGGAACCCGAAGGACCCGAGCGGCACGCCGCTGCTGTACGTGGCCTTCACCGAGCACGGCGACGTCACCGCGCTGGACCAGCAGGGCCGCATCGCCGTCGCCCAGCGCAACGGCGAGGGTGTCTGGGTGATCAAGGACCGCGCCGCGGCGGATGCGCGCCCCACGGACCGGGTGGGCTCCATCTTCGCCCTCCGGGAGTCCAACACCGCCGCGCCGGCGGGCTCGAAGACCTTCGCGTACTTCCGCGTGTGGAAGGGCGAGACGGCCTCGCTCAGCGCGACGCCGGAGTACTCGGCGGCCAAGCCGGACAACCTCGCCATCGACCGTGACGGCGGCGTGTGGTTCGGCACCGACGGCAACTTCAACGCGAACAAGGTGTCCGACAGCGTCTACTACCTGAACCAGAGCCCGGCCCACCGCGGCAACGAGTACTTCCGCCGGGCGTTCCGCGTCCTCTCCGTCCCGAGCGACGCCGAGGCCACCGGACCCGCGTTCAGCCCGGACATGAAGACCCTGTTCGTCAGCGTCCAGCACCCGGGCGAGGACAACTACAGCGTCTGGCCGTAG
- a CDS encoding DUF192 domain-containing protein: MKALLRLMAAAVPLLLAGCQQEAQGSQPRPPTPSDSVPRRVTDVTARDYVMPPLPRGYVRLKDAFGGVHRVEVEVAATQDARTRGLMWRTELAAGKGMLFLFPRQDVQGFWMRNTLIPLDMLFISSDLRIVGVVSRAEPKSLESRSVGLPSQYVLEVPGGWTEKVGVKKGSTVEFEGVSTADIAP, from the coding sequence ATGAAGGCCCTCCTCCGGCTGATGGCGGCGGCCGTGCCCCTCCTGCTGGCCGGCTGCCAGCAGGAAGCGCAGGGCAGCCAGCCCCGGCCACCAACTCCGAGCGACTCCGTGCCCAGGCGTGTCACCGACGTCACCGCGAGGGACTACGTCATGCCGCCGCTGCCGCGGGGCTACGTGCGGCTCAAGGATGCCTTCGGAGGCGTGCACCGGGTGGAGGTCGAGGTCGCCGCCACCCAGGACGCGCGCACCCGCGGGCTGATGTGGCGCACGGAGCTGGCCGCCGGGAAGGGCATGCTCTTCCTCTTCCCCCGCCAGGACGTGCAGGGCTTCTGGATGCGCAACACGCTCATCCCCCTGGACATGCTCTTCATCTCCTCGGACCTGCGCATCGTCGGCGTCGTCTCGCGCGCGGAGCCGAAGTCGCTCGAGTCCCGCTCCGTGGGCCTGCCCAGCCAGTACGTGCTGGAGGTGCCCGGCGGCTGGACGGAGAAGGTGGGCGTGAAGAAGGGCAGCACGGTGGAGTTCGAGGGCGTGTCCACGGCGGACATCGCCCCCTGA
- the plpQ gene encoding motility regulator PlpA gives MSEQKTGPEHRQHGRAPIELKVDYKKLNSFFADYTKNISKGGTFIKTKKPLPIGTRFLFKLTVPHREAPFELLGEVVWSKADAEEPGMGIRFIYSSESQRVEFETVVERLMSDSLGAELTEKLLNKPLHPHA, from the coding sequence ATGTCCGAACAGAAGACAGGTCCCGAGCACCGCCAGCACGGGCGAGCCCCCATCGAGCTGAAGGTCGACTACAAGAAGCTCAACTCGTTCTTCGCGGACTACACGAAGAACATCAGCAAGGGCGGCACGTTCATCAAGACGAAGAAGCCGCTGCCCATCGGCACGCGCTTCCTCTTCAAGCTGACGGTGCCCCACCGCGAGGCACCCTTCGAGCTGCTGGGCGAGGTCGTCTGGTCCAAGGCCGACGCGGAGGAGCCGGGCATGGGCATCCGCTTCATCTACAGCAGCGAGTCCCAGCGGGTGGAGTTCGAGACCGTGGTGGAGCGGCTGATGTCCGACAGCCTCGGCGCCGAGCTGACGGAGAAGCTGCTCAACAAGCCGCTGCACCCGCACGCATGA
- a CDS encoding tetratricopeptide repeat protein yields MRQVLTRALALLRRPGVLAIVLLLAGGGSALVLLPLFGVPGFELSLALAIAMGLLGGGTGIAAAAQERRLLLGVDPRPQGATPVREPGAAVRLALGASLLLNVGVLVPPFLAATLFAVLRTACDPFELVGFYPLLTLPSALLASSAGVLCGFRGKRPARAAGLYALAVLVSAVPTLWPIVLGPQVFAFNHFLGHLPGPLYDEALAITPALAWFRLETLLWAWVLAGLAAATLDTGSGRLGRSGLRPALLAVLALPLTVIVLIETRGPELGQRMTDAYLAEELGGVRETEHFRLHYWRGKPREDVDRMARDLEFRWTQTQRFLGVAPTERLKVWLYKDEKQKQRLVGAGRTQFAKPWRHELHIQDRPFPHAVLHHELAHVMAAPAGSGPFRVTTRLGLWPLMGVIEGLAVASDGPVQGDLTLHQWAAGMRKQNLAPDMRKLMGPEGFYQSAPSRAYTVAGSFLLYLAETYGAAKLRAVYADGDFQEAYGRPLGELVTEWEGHVDALPLDAAAMARAFARFRTGSLFARACAREVARLTEAARDALASDPEDALARYRRAAELQPEEPGFRLGEATALSTLERYEDAATVLARLAEAERVKGQAVLEAEVAMARADVAMRREQPEEARRFLDFVLSKDAGPELTRTAQVKLAALESPARRAPIDAYFRASHEELRLLLLSRALTAVQKDPYLSYLLGRRLHQVGAPALAAEQLQQALADEGLPEALRKEALRLRVESAYLAGDCGAVRHEVGAMPDFGDAFRASTTEWKSRCDFEETTFRGPLVPRQAFR; encoded by the coding sequence ATGCGGCAAGTCCTCACCCGTGCCCTGGCCCTGTTGCGCCGCCCCGGAGTCCTGGCCATCGTCCTCCTGCTGGCAGGGGGTGGCTCGGCGCTCGTCCTGCTCCCCCTCTTCGGCGTCCCCGGCTTCGAGCTGAGCCTGGCCCTGGCCATCGCCATGGGCCTGCTCGGAGGGGGGACGGGCATCGCCGCCGCCGCCCAGGAGCGCCGCCTGCTGCTCGGGGTGGACCCCCGCCCACAGGGGGCCACGCCCGTCCGGGAGCCCGGCGCCGCCGTGCGGCTCGCCCTGGGGGCCTCCCTGCTGCTCAATGTAGGCGTGCTGGTGCCCCCGTTCCTGGCGGCCACCCTCTTCGCCGTGCTGCGCACCGCGTGTGACCCCTTCGAGCTGGTGGGCTTCTACCCCCTGCTCACCCTCCCCTCGGCCCTGCTCGCCTCCTCGGCGGGGGTGCTGTGTGGGTTCCGGGGCAAGCGGCCGGCCCGGGCCGCGGGCCTGTACGCGCTGGCGGTGCTGGTGTCGGCCGTGCCCACCCTGTGGCCCATCGTCCTGGGGCCGCAGGTGTTCGCCTTCAACCACTTCCTGGGGCACCTGCCGGGGCCGCTGTACGACGAGGCGCTGGCGATTACCCCCGCCCTGGCCTGGTTCCGCCTGGAGACGCTGCTGTGGGCCTGGGTGCTGGCGGGCCTGGCCGCCGCCACGCTGGACACCGGCTCCGGCCGGCTGGGGCGCTCCGGCCTGCGCCCCGCGCTCCTCGCCGTCCTGGCGCTGCCGCTCACCGTCATCGTCCTCATCGAGACGCGCGGCCCGGAGCTGGGCCAGCGGATGACGGACGCGTACCTCGCCGAGGAGCTGGGCGGCGTGCGCGAGACGGAGCACTTCCGCCTCCACTACTGGCGCGGCAAGCCCCGCGAGGACGTGGACCGGATGGCGAGGGACCTGGAGTTCCGCTGGACGCAGACGCAGCGCTTCCTGGGCGTGGCCCCCACCGAGCGCCTCAAGGTGTGGCTCTACAAGGACGAGAAGCAGAAGCAGCGGCTGGTGGGCGCCGGCCGCACCCAGTTCGCCAAGCCCTGGCGGCACGAGCTGCACATCCAGGACCGGCCCTTCCCCCACGCCGTGCTGCACCACGAGCTGGCGCACGTCATGGCGGCCCCGGCCGGCTCGGGCCCCTTCCGCGTCACCACGCGGCTGGGCCTGTGGCCGCTGATGGGCGTGATTGAAGGCCTGGCGGTGGCGTCCGACGGCCCGGTGCAGGGCGACCTCACGCTGCACCAGTGGGCCGCCGGCATGCGCAAGCAGAACCTGGCCCCGGACATGCGCAAGCTGATGGGGCCGGAGGGCTTCTACCAGTCCGCACCCTCGCGCGCGTACACCGTGGCCGGCTCGTTCCTGCTGTACCTGGCGGAGACGTACGGCGCCGCGAAGCTGCGCGCCGTGTACGCCGACGGCGACTTCCAGGAGGCCTATGGCCGGCCCCTGGGAGAGCTCGTCACCGAGTGGGAGGGCCACGTGGACGCGCTGCCCCTGGACGCCGCCGCGATGGCGCGCGCCTTCGCCCGCTTCCGCACCGGCAGCCTCTTCGCCCGCGCCTGCGCCCGCGAGGTGGCCCGCCTCACCGAGGCCGCCCGCGACGCGCTGGCCAGCGACCCCGAGGACGCGCTGGCGCGCTACCGCCGCGCCGCGGAGCTGCAGCCGGAGGAGCCCGGCTTCCGCCTGGGCGAGGCCACCGCGCTGTCCACCCTCGAACGTTACGAGGACGCCGCCACCGTGCTGGCCAGGCTCGCCGAGGCGGAGCGCGTGAAGGGCCAGGCCGTCCTGGAGGCGGAGGTGGCCATGGCGCGCGCGGACGTCGCGATGCGGCGCGAGCAGCCCGAGGAGGCCCGCCGCTTCCTCGACTTCGTGCTGTCGAAGGACGCCGGCCCGGAGCTGACGCGCACCGCCCAGGTGAAGCTCGCCGCGCTGGAGTCCCCCGCGCGCCGGGCCCCCATCGACGCCTACTTCCGCGCGTCCCACGAGGAGCTGCGGCTGCTGCTGCTCTCGCGCGCCCTCACGGCGGTGCAGAAGGACCCATACCTGAGCTACCTGCTGGGCCGGCGGCTGCACCAGGTGGGGGCGCCCGCGCTCGCGGCCGAGCAGCTGCAGCAGGCCCTGGCGGACGAGGGGCTCCCGGAGGCCCTGCGCAAGGAGGCCCTGCGCCTGCGGGTGGAGTCCGCCTACCTGGCGGGCGACTGCGGCGCGGTGCGCCACGAGGTGGGGGCCATGCCGGACTTCGGGGATGCCTTCCGGGCCTCCACCACCGAGTGGAAGTCGCGGTGTGATTTCGAGGAGACGACCTTTCGCGGCCCCCTGGTGCCACGACAGGCTTTCCGCTAG
- a CDS encoding DUF4440 domain-containing protein, translated as MLNRFLALSALFLLAGCATKRIPGTDIDDTSDTRAILQVMENYRAAVEARDAPAIQSLVSKDFREDAGTPGEPEDDLTAANLTPYLESLFKQLQSPRVELDVRRVQVSDDVAAAVYYWKASWRMPTLNQRPQRESELEQMVFRREGGGWKIVSGI; from the coding sequence ATGCTCAACCGCTTCCTCGCCCTCAGCGCCCTGTTCCTCCTGGCCGGCTGCGCCACGAAGCGCATCCCCGGCACGGACATCGACGACACCTCCGACACGCGCGCCATCCTCCAGGTGATGGAGAACTACCGCGCCGCCGTGGAGGCCCGCGACGCTCCGGCCATCCAGTCCCTGGTGTCCAAGGACTTCCGCGAGGATGCGGGCACCCCGGGCGAGCCCGAGGACGACCTCACCGCCGCGAACCTCACCCCCTACCTGGAGTCGCTCTTCAAGCAGCTCCAGAGCCCCCGGGTGGAGCTGGACGTGCGCCGCGTGCAGGTGAGCGACGACGTGGCCGCCGCCGTCTACTACTGGAAGGCGAGCTGGCGCATGCCCACCCTCAACCAGCGGCCCCAGCGCGAGTCCGAGCTGGAGCAGATGGTGTTCCGCCGCGAGGGCGGCGGGTGGAAGATCGTCTCCGGCATCTGA
- a CDS encoding homoserine kinase: MAVHTALPPEAFARVAEAYGLGPVREVTPIPQGSINTNHRLETQGGRYFMRHTTVRSADDLRFEASLLAHLAAYHFPGPVLLPTGAGDPFLELEGGRVSVFRWLPGEELRHPQLTADHLERLGTELGKLHRDTQSFSGSRDNPYGPDTVRGWLAGLARHPDAELAAVAGELERYLEKSEAVRQGLEPRGVIHADLFMDNVKWLGDRVGAFFDFEMACREAYGLDVAITLNAWCFDGGEYLPERCRAFVRGYQDVRPLAPVERANLFGHALYGAVRFTASRIRDYHLSPLPADKLVRKDYRTYLTRARKLAAMGPEGLATLLGL; the protein is encoded by the coding sequence ATGGCGGTACACACGGCGCTGCCGCCCGAGGCGTTCGCCCGGGTCGCGGAAGCGTATGGGCTGGGTCCGGTGCGGGAGGTGACGCCCATTCCGCAGGGGTCCATCAACACCAACCACCGGCTGGAGACGCAGGGCGGGCGCTACTTCATGCGCCACACCACCGTGCGCTCCGCGGACGACCTGCGCTTCGAGGCCTCCCTGCTGGCCCACCTGGCGGCGTACCACTTCCCCGGGCCGGTGCTGCTGCCCACGGGAGCGGGCGACCCCTTCCTGGAGCTGGAGGGCGGGCGCGTCAGCGTCTTCCGCTGGCTGCCGGGCGAGGAGCTGCGCCACCCGCAGCTCACCGCGGACCACCTGGAGCGGCTGGGCACGGAGCTGGGCAAGCTGCACCGCGACACGCAGTCGTTCTCCGGCTCGCGCGACAACCCCTACGGCCCGGACACGGTGCGCGGGTGGCTCGCGGGCCTGGCCCGGCACCCGGACGCGGAGCTGGCCGCCGTGGCCGGTGAGCTGGAGCGCTACCTGGAGAAGTCCGAGGCCGTCCGGCAGGGGCTGGAGCCCCGGGGCGTCATCCACGCGGACCTCTTCATGGACAACGTGAAGTGGCTGGGCGACCGCGTGGGGGCCTTCTTCGACTTCGAGATGGCGTGCCGCGAGGCGTACGGCCTGGACGTGGCGATTACGCTCAACGCCTGGTGCTTCGACGGCGGCGAGTACCTGCCGGAGCGGTGCCGGGCCTTCGTGCGCGGCTACCAGGACGTGCGGCCCCTGGCGCCCGTGGAGCGCGCCAACCTCTTCGGCCACGCGCTCTACGGCGCGGTGCGCTTCACGGCCAGCCGCATCCGCGACTACCACCTGTCCCCGCTGCCGGCGGACAAGCTGGTGCGCAAGGACTACCGCACGTACCTCACGCGCGCTCGGAAGCTGGCCGCCATGGGGCCCGAGGGACTGGCCACGCTGCTCGGACTGTGA
- a CDS encoding ATP-binding protein produces the protein MASQNKKPQPERAHTDEGLRQERQKADLEYEQAQSEIEKNSDEAIIKARDRADEVLQAARDNADAKLKRDATPTTRETLTQERAEEDAALQGERETADAELQDEREERQRALDALLHMERGETDLRLLLERAHADTGLATRDEFMGMVSHDLRTLLGGIALQAALLKRNSAEDVVGRRTALAADKIQRFTARMNRLIGDLVDVASIEEGRLRVAPELQDATALVRESVEAFQPLAAAQGLLLDVELRGNTLMAKFDHERILQVLANLLTNAIKFTAEGGRISLVVEPVGQEVRFSVTDTGTGIPSHQLQSVFERFWQARGEDRRGLGLGLFIAKGIVEAHGGRLWADSEPGKGSTFFFTLPAAPAAST, from the coding sequence ATGGCGAGCCAGAACAAGAAGCCGCAACCCGAGCGCGCCCACACGGACGAAGGCCTGCGCCAGGAGCGGCAGAAGGCGGATCTCGAGTACGAGCAGGCCCAGAGCGAGATTGAGAAGAACTCGGATGAAGCCATCATCAAGGCCCGGGACAGGGCGGATGAGGTCCTCCAGGCCGCCCGCGACAACGCGGATGCGAAGCTGAAGCGTGATGCGACGCCCACGACCCGGGAGACCCTCACCCAGGAACGGGCGGAAGAGGACGCGGCCCTGCAGGGAGAGCGCGAGACGGCGGACGCCGAGCTCCAGGACGAGCGCGAGGAGCGCCAGCGCGCCCTGGACGCCCTCCTCCACATGGAGCGCGGGGAGACCGACCTGCGGCTGCTGCTGGAGCGGGCGCACGCCGATACCGGGCTGGCGACGCGGGACGAGTTCATGGGCATGGTCAGCCACGACCTGCGCACGCTCCTCGGGGGCATCGCGCTGCAGGCGGCCCTGCTCAAGCGGAACTCCGCGGAGGACGTGGTGGGCAGGAGGACCGCGCTGGCCGCCGACAAGATTCAACGCTTCACGGCGCGGATGAACCGGCTGATTGGAGACCTGGTGGACGTGGCCAGCATCGAGGAGGGCCGGCTCCGGGTCGCCCCCGAGCTGCAGGATGCGACCGCGCTCGTGCGGGAGTCCGTCGAGGCCTTCCAGCCCCTCGCCGCCGCCCAGGGCCTCCTGCTCGACGTGGAGCTGCGCGGGAACACGCTGATGGCGAAGTTCGACCATGAGCGCATCCTCCAGGTGCTCGCGAACCTGCTGACCAATGCCATCAAGTTCACCGCCGAGGGAGGCAGGATTTCGCTCGTGGTGGAGCCCGTGGGACAGGAGGTCCGCTTCTCCGTGACGGACACCGGCACCGGAATCCCCAGCCATCAACTGCAGAGCGTGTTCGAGCGCTTCTGGCAGGCGCGTGGCGAGGACCGGCGAGGCCTGGGGCTCGGGCTCTTCATCGCCAAGGGCATCGTCGAGGCCCATGGCGGACGGCTCTGGGCGGACAGCGAGCCGGGCAAGGGCAGCACCTTCTTCTTCACGCTTCCGGCGGCGCCCGCCGCGTCGACCTGA
- a CDS encoding sensor histidine kinase, with amino-acid sequence MTPYRPGVWLIDDSSLDARRTHALLAADYAVEVFHDVGPLLERVSQNALLPHVLLLDWHLPGISGREALAFLRERFDEVSLPILVLTASTEREDLEAALLAGANDFVPKPYNDVELLARVRTLVRVRTQADSLREREGALRLREAEARRALADARAARALAEGALSDVQEATEALQDSRARLQLVLDTIPSLINFVDTEGRYVINNQAYAAWFGVPVGDLRGRPVHEVFGAENSRQLGPMLERARAGEVVEYEVPFIFGGGRSGYIHGTHVPYHGPDGTLRGYVSLVQDVTERKRSEAALRASHQFEQQLIGIVSHDLRTPLAAINLTATLLKRQVTGEREQRGLSRICLSAERATRMIGDLLDFTRARHGSGLPIQRQLTHLHELAQTVVEEAQAMQPGARIEVVRAGDGDGEWDPDRLAQVVANLVGNALQYGPQDLPVRVTTQAEGDTATLEVHNHGRPISPDLLPRIFEPLERGSELVSQTGRSIGLGLFIVRHIVQAHGGTVDVRSTGAEGTTFTVRLPRRLPGPPERRP; translated from the coding sequence GTGACGCCTTACAGGCCCGGGGTATGGCTCATCGACGACAGCTCGCTCGATGCCCGGCGCACCCACGCGCTCCTCGCAGCCGATTACGCGGTGGAGGTGTTCCACGATGTGGGCCCCCTGCTGGAGCGGGTCTCCCAGAATGCACTCCTGCCCCATGTCCTCCTGCTCGACTGGCACCTGCCGGGCATCTCCGGAAGGGAGGCCCTCGCCTTCCTGCGCGAGCGCTTCGACGAGGTGTCCCTGCCCATCCTCGTCCTGACGGCGAGCACCGAGCGCGAGGACCTGGAGGCGGCCCTCCTGGCAGGCGCCAACGACTTCGTCCCCAAGCCCTACAACGACGTGGAGCTGCTCGCACGGGTGCGCACGCTGGTGCGCGTGCGCACCCAGGCCGATTCACTGCGCGAGCGCGAGGGGGCGCTGCGCCTCAGGGAGGCGGAGGCCCGACGGGCGCTGGCCGATGCCCGGGCCGCTCGTGCGCTCGCCGAGGGCGCCCTGTCCGACGTGCAGGAGGCCACGGAGGCCCTGCAGGACAGCCGGGCGCGGCTGCAGCTGGTGCTCGACACCATCCCCTCGCTCATCAACTTCGTGGACACCGAGGGGCGCTACGTCATCAACAACCAGGCCTACGCCGCCTGGTTCGGCGTCCCGGTGGGGGACCTCCGGGGCCGCCCGGTGCACGAGGTCTTCGGAGCGGAGAACTCCCGTCAGCTCGGTCCGATGCTCGAGCGTGCACGCGCCGGGGAGGTGGTGGAGTACGAGGTGCCTTTCATCTTCGGTGGTGGCCGCAGTGGCTACATCCATGGCACGCACGTGCCCTACCACGGGCCGGACGGGACGCTGCGCGGCTACGTGTCGCTCGTGCAGGATGTCACGGAGCGCAAGCGCAGCGAGGCGGCCCTGCGCGCGAGCCACCAGTTCGAGCAGCAGCTGATTGGCATCGTCAGTCACGACTTGCGCACCCCCCTGGCGGCCATCAACCTCACCGCCACGCTGCTGAAGCGGCAGGTCACCGGTGAGCGGGAGCAGCGAGGGCTCAGCCGCATCTGCCTCTCCGCCGAGCGTGCCACGAGGATGATTGGCGACCTGCTGGACTTCACGCGCGCCAGGCATGGCAGTGGCCTCCCCATCCAACGTCAGCTGACACACCTGCACGAGCTGGCCCAGACTGTCGTGGAGGAAGCGCAGGCCATGCAGCCGGGGGCGCGCATCGAAGTCGTGCGGGCGGGCGACGGTGACGGTGAGTGGGACCCGGACCGGTTGGCGCAGGTCGTCGCGAACCTGGTGGGCAATGCCCTCCAGTACGGTCCACAGGACCTGCCGGTGCGGGTGACCACGCAGGCGGAAGGGGATACCGCGACGCTGGAGGTGCACAACCACGGCAGGCCCATTTCCCCCGACCTGCTGCCGCGCATCTTCGAGCCGCTGGAGCGAGGCAGCGAGCTGGTGAGTCAGACGGGCCGGAGCATCGGCCTGGGCCTCTTCATCGTGCGGCACATCGTCCAGGCGCACGGCGGAACCGTCGACGTCCGGTCCACCGGGGCGGAGGGCACCACCTTCACCGTGCGCCTTCCCCGCCGTCTCCCAGGCCCCCCGGAGCGCCGGCCTTGA